The DNA segment AATCACATCGTGGAATTAAAGAAGATACAGATCTTACAACAGAAGAACTTCAGGAAATCGTTTCTAAGTACAAGGTAATGTACAAGAAAGAAAAGGGTGAAGACTTCCCACAGGATCCACAGAAACAGATGTGGGGTGCTATTGGTGCAGTATTCGGTTCTTGGATGAACCCACGCGCTATCACATACCGCAAACTCAACAACATTGATGAAAGAGTTATCAAGGGAACAGCCGTAACAGTTATGGCTATGGTATTCGGAAACAAGGGTGATACATCAGGAACTGGTGTATGTTTCTCTCGTGATCCTTCTACTGGTGAAAATGTATTCATGGGTGAATACCTTATGAATGCTCAGGGTGAAGACGTAGTTGCAGGTATCCGCACTCCACAGCACCTTTCACAGCTTGAAAAAACAAATCCAGCTATTTACAAGCAGCTCTGCACAATCCGTGCTCGTCTTGAAAAGCACTACAAGGATATGCAGGATATGGAATTTACTGTTGAAGAAGGCAAGCTTTACATGCTTCAGTGCCGCAACGGTAAACGCACTGGACCAGCAGCTGTTCGCATGGCAGTTGAAATGGTTGGTGAAAAACTCATTACAAAAGAACAGGCTCTTCTCCGCGTAAAGCCAGATCAGCTTGATCAGCTTCTCCACCCACAGTTTGAAGCAAAAGCTCTTAAAGCAGCTACTCCAATCGCAGAAGCTCTTAACGCTTCACCAGGTGCTGGTTGTGGACAGATTGTATTCACAGCAGAAGAAGCTGTTGAATGGAACAAAGCTGGTAAGAAAGTAATGCTCGTTCGCAAAGAAACATCACCTGATGACATTGCAGGTATGTACGTTGCTGAAGGTATCCTTACTTCTACTGGTGGACGTACTTCACATGCAGCAGTAGTTGCACGTGGTATGGGTACACCTTGTGTTTGTGGTTGTGCTGCAGTTGTATTCTCAGGAAAAGACGAAGTTACAATCGGTGGAAAAGTATTTAAGAAGGGTGATTCTATCTCTATCGACGGTTCAACAGGTAGAGTTTATGCAGGACTTATCCCTGTAGTTCCAGCTCAGATTTCCGGCGACCTTGAAACATTCCTTGGTTGGGCAGATGAAATCCGTGCTAAGTCAGTTCGCAAGACTGCTTCTGGAAAAACAGTTAAGGGATTCGGCGTTCTTGCAAATGCAGAACAGAACGAAGCTCCTATCGCTTTCCGCTTTGGTGCAGCAGGTATCGGTCTTTGCCGTACAGAACACATGTTCTTTGATGAACCAAAACTTACTTCATTCCAGAAGATGATTATTTCTGAAGATACAGCAGCTCGCAAAGAGAACCTTGCAAAGATTCTCCCACTTCAGGAAAAAGACTTCTACGGAATCATCAAGACAATGGAAGGACGTCCAGTTACTATCCGTCTTCTTGATCCACCTCTTAACGAATTTATCCAGGCTGCTACAGATGCAGAAGCTCAGGCTCTTGCTTCTAAACTTGGTGTAAATGTTGCAAAAATCAAGGCTAAGTTCGCTGAACTCAACGAACACAACCCAATGCTTGGACATCGTGGATGCCGTCTTGCAATCACATATCCAGAAATCTATGAAATGCAGGTTGAAGCTATTGCTCTTGCAACAGCTCGTGCAGAAAAAGACGGATGCAAATCTGATGTAAGAATCATGATTCCAAACGTTACTTCTGTTAACGAACTTAAACAGATTCGTGCTCAGGCAGAAGCTGTTATTGCAAAAGTAAACAAGGAAAAGAATACAAACCTCAAGTTCCAGATTGGTTCTATGATCGAGTTCCCACGTGCAGCTTGTTCAGCAGATCAGATTGCACAGTATGCAGACTTCTTCTCATTCGGAACAAACGACCTTACACAGACAACATTCGGTTTCAGCCGTGATGACTATGGTAAGTTCATCGATGCATACCTTGACCAGCACGTTCTTGATGTTGATCCATTCAAGACTCTTGATGCAGATGGTCCAGGAGCTCTTATGGAAATCGCAGAAGCTAAGGGACGCTCAGTTAAGTCTGAACTTCACCTTGGTATTTGTGGTGAACATGGTGGAGATCCAGCTTCTATCGCACTCTGCTACAAGATTGGTCTTAACTATGTATCTTGTTCACCATTCCGTGTACCAGCTGCTCGTCTTGCAGGTGCACAGGCTGTTATCAAAGCTGCTGCTGCTGCAAAAGCTGCAAAAAAACCAGCTGCTGCAAAAGCAACTGCAAAAAAAGCTCCAGCAAAGAAAGCTGCTGCTAAAAAAGAAACTGTAGCTAAAAAACCAGCTGCAAAAAAAGCAACAGCTAAAAAAGCTCCAGCTAAAAAACCAGCTGCAAAAGCAACTGCAAAGAAAGCTCCAGCTAAAAAAGCAACAGCTAAAAAAGCTCCAGCAAAGAAACCAGCTGCAAAAAAAGCTCCAGCTAAAAAAACAACAAAGAAATAATTTTCTTTAATGTAATTTGCTGAAATAAGGGCTGCATGATTTATCATGTGGCCCTTTTTGTTTATAATATTATTATGATTTCCATTCCAAATTTTCACACACATACAAAACTCTGCAAACACGCAGAAGGCCTTCCAATAAATTATGTAATTCAGGCAAATAAAGAAGGGTGCTCCGCTTTAGGATTCAGTGATCATTGTCCTTATCCGGAATCCTTTTATGATTACTGGCCACACATCAGAATGAATGTCAATGAAGTCCCTGTTTATTTTCAGTGGATAAAAGAAGCTGAACAGCAGGCACAGTTTCCAGTCTATAAAGGATTTGAATGTGAATGGGATAAAAATATTTCATCCTGGTATTCAGAAACATTAAAAGATAAATATAAAACAGATTATTTGATTCTCGGTTCACATTGGGTTACAGACGGAAAATCTCACATTTACGCTCCAGAAATTTCTACCCCACAGCTCTTAAACAAATACATAGATCAGACAATTGAAGCAATGAACAGCCGTAACTTTGCTTTCGTTGCACATCCGGATTTATTCCTCGCGCACAATACAGAATGGACAGAACAGACAAAAGCCTGCTCAAAAGCACTAATAGCAGCTGCAAAAGATTTAAATATTCCTTTGGAAATTAACGGATTAGGAACAGCAAGACAGCCAAACAATACTTCCCGGGGAATGAGATATCAGTATCCTGTAATTGAATTTTGGGAACTGGCCGCTCAGGAAGGAATAAAAGTTATTTGTAACGCAGATGCTCATGCTCCTCAAGATGTAATATTCAATGCCTGGAAAGCCAGAGATTTTGCCTCACGTTTTAATTTTAAACCCATAGAAAATTTGCAAATTTAGAATTCTAACTTTATAATTAAAGTATTAAAAATGGAGATTTTCCTTGAGGCTCGATTCTTTTGTCCTTGATAAAGACAGTAAAATAAAACTCTACCGTCAGCTTTACAATTCAATTGTAGAAGCAATAGAAGATAATTCTCTCAAATCAGGATCAAAACTCCCTTCCATACGCGAACTTGCAGATTCAATTTCTGCAAGTAAAAATACTGTTACAAAAGCCTATGATCTTCTGGAAAAAGATGGTTATATTTTTTCCATACCAAAAAGCGGTTATTATACAAAAAATCCAAATGAAGATTCAGAAACCCTAAAAGCAAAAAAAGACTCGGA comes from the Treponema rectale genome and includes:
- a CDS encoding histidinol-phosphatase, producing MISIPNFHTHTKLCKHAEGLPINYVIQANKEGCSALGFSDHCPYPESFYDYWPHIRMNVNEVPVYFQWIKEAEQQAQFPVYKGFECEWDKNISSWYSETLKDKYKTDYLILGSHWVTDGKSHIYAPEISTPQLLNKYIDQTIEAMNSRNFAFVAHPDLFLAHNTEWTEQTKACSKALIAAAKDLNIPLEINGLGTARQPNNTSRGMRYQYPVIEFWELAAQEGIKVICNADAHAPQDVIFNAWKARDFASRFNFKPIENLQI
- the ppdK gene encoding pyruvate, phosphate dikinase, encoding MAKTKYVYFFGNGDAEGNETMRPILGGKGANLAEMAKAPLSLPVPPGFTISIDVCQEYYKLGRKYPAGLDAEVAKYLTKLEKSMGKKLGDEKDPLLVSVRSGAAESMPGMMDTILNLGLNDKSVLGLAEKTGNARFAWDAYRRFIQMYGNVAMGVDHDKFEEIIDEVKSHRGIKEDTDLTTEELQEIVSKYKVMYKKEKGEDFPQDPQKQMWGAIGAVFGSWMNPRAITYRKLNNIDERVIKGTAVTVMAMVFGNKGDTSGTGVCFSRDPSTGENVFMGEYLMNAQGEDVVAGIRTPQHLSQLEKTNPAIYKQLCTIRARLEKHYKDMQDMEFTVEEGKLYMLQCRNGKRTGPAAVRMAVEMVGEKLITKEQALLRVKPDQLDQLLHPQFEAKALKAATPIAEALNASPGAGCGQIVFTAEEAVEWNKAGKKVMLVRKETSPDDIAGMYVAEGILTSTGGRTSHAAVVARGMGTPCVCGCAAVVFSGKDEVTIGGKVFKKGDSISIDGSTGRVYAGLIPVVPAQISGDLETFLGWADEIRAKSVRKTASGKTVKGFGVLANAEQNEAPIAFRFGAAGIGLCRTEHMFFDEPKLTSFQKMIISEDTAARKENLAKILPLQEKDFYGIIKTMEGRPVTIRLLDPPLNEFIQAATDAEAQALASKLGVNVAKIKAKFAELNEHNPMLGHRGCRLAITYPEIYEMQVEAIALATARAEKDGCKSDVRIMIPNVTSVNELKQIRAQAEAVIAKVNKEKNTNLKFQIGSMIEFPRAACSADQIAQYADFFSFGTNDLTQTTFGFSRDDYGKFIDAYLDQHVLDVDPFKTLDADGPGALMEIAEAKGRSVKSELHLGICGEHGGDPASIALCYKIGLNYVSCSPFRVPAARLAGAQAVIKAAAAAKAAKKPAAAKATAKKAPAKKAAAKKETVAKKPAAKKATAKKAPAKKPAAKATAKKAPAKKATAKKAPAKKPAAKKAPAKKTTKK